GAGCTCGGCAAGACAATTGCCGGCGTGCCGCAAATAGGTAGCGGCGCCTCAATGGCCGGGGCCGTCATAAGCTACGCTGTTCGCAAAATTGCCATCGGAGACCCAATGCCGTCCGGCCGTTATATAATAAGTTTGGATGAAAAAATAACTTTTGGTTATAATACCCCCGAAGGCCTAAAAAGCAGGGAAGAAGCGATCAAGGATTTTCTGTCAAAATTTGGGAAATAACAAGCAATATATAAAATAGTATATATAAAAGAAAACAGTAATATATAATAGTATATATAAAAGTAATGATGTTTAAAGTAAGTTTAAAATATTAAATGTATGTCTAAAGCATGTTTAAAGTATTAATGTTTATAAATACCACGATCGTGTCATTTATAAACATACGCGTCATTTCTAAACTCTAAACATAGATTATTTGTCGCCAAAAAAATATTCTTTTAATTCGTTTTCTCGGTCCAGATTTTCCAATATACCAATGCGAACAAAAGGCAAAAGCGCTGGATCAACGATTTCTTTCCAGAAGTCTTCCGGGATCGGCAGGGGATGGATCCAGACGCTTTTTTGAATAGGGTAAAAATTAAGGGTTTTTAATTCTGTTCTTAAAAAGTCGCGATATTTCCTTAGACGTTCCGGAATGTCAAAAATTATTATTCTCCACTTGCCGTCCCAGTCGTATTTTGACGGTCCTATAAAAAAATCGGCAAACTCAAGTATGGTGCGAAAAATTTTGCTTTTTTTCTTGCCTTCGCGAGTAAGGATAAAATTTTGTTCCCCATCTTTTTTGTAATGTTTGACCAGACCCTTTTTGCGCAGTTGGTAAAGGCCTTGATAGACGGACCTTTTTCCGGCTTTTATGTTTCCGTGTTCGCAGAAAGTGTGATAATAGGGATGCGGCCAAAATGCCTTTGCGGTTCCCGTGGTTATATCTCCCAGTATAGCCAGCAGTGTTTTTATGAGAGTAATAGCGGGGAAGCGTCTTTTCGAGAAGGTTTTTTTGTGTTTATTCATATGTTTAATTTTACTACGATCGTGAAAAAATCAAACACTTGACAAAGTATGAGAATAAGAGTACGATAAAGATTGAATAAATAAGGCTCTTTCAACTTTCACAGCACTTTCAATTTTCACAAGGGAGGAAACAAGATGACGCGCTTGGCGTGGTTCGCGATTTTGTTTGTCGGTTTTATAGTGGGTTGGGCTGCTTCAAATGTGTTTCCTCTGCCGTTTCCGGACCGAGGGCACCGTCTTTTCGGGGTTCGCGATGAAAAAGCGGCAGAGGCGGTGATAGCGGTACTCGAAGAGAACGGGCTTAGGAAGAAATGGGCCTTTGACGCCGAGCCGACGCACCAGGTTGTGATGAGTGACAACATGACTGTCATTGCCTGGTTTGACGAAGCGGCTTCTAAGCTGCCCAAGAACGCCATCTCGGTGGCGGTAGATAATCCGCGTAGCAGCGCTGCCCGCGCTGTGGCGATCTTGCGGATGAAAAGATACGAGGCATCTTTCAGCCAGCCCATGAAAGACCTGCCGGATAACACGTTGTATCTGGTCAAGACCGATGCCATGCCTTACAGCGGGCTGGTTTTCCGAAAGCCTTTTTGGAAGATGCCATCGCCTAGAATCAGGAAATAGGTGATGGCGAATCAAAAGCTGGGTACGCGAGTATCCAGCTTTTTTCATTTTTCTGTTATAATTAGTTTATTAAAATCAGACAGATGGTTGATAGAGAAACAATAACCAAAATAATAGAATACGGCTCTTACGCGCCTTCGGGGGATAATTCCCAGCCGTGGAGGTTTGAGATTGAAGGAAATAAAATCAATATTTTTAATATCCCGGGCAAAGATAACCCTATTTTAAATGTGCGAAACAGCGGTTCGTATGTTGCTCACGGGGCCCTGATTGAAAATATGCTGATTGCCGCTTCACAAATGGGCTTTACGGCCGATTTAAAAATTTTCCCGCAAGGCATTTCCGATTTGGTTTCAAGTATTACACTTTCGCCCTCTAGCGCCAAAAGCGAGCCGCTTTTTCCGTTTATCAAAGAGCGCGCCACGAACCGCAAGCCGTATAAAAAAATTCCGCTTTCCGAAGCCGAAAAAGAAGTTTTGCTTTCGGCCGGCTCCGCGATTCCCGGCTGCGAGCTCAAATTGGTTGAAGAGCGGGAAATGATAAGAACCGTAGCCGAAGCCATGAGCGTTACCGAAAGAGTGGCTCTGGAAACTATGGCCCTGCACAACCTTTTTTTCAAAAGCATTTTTTGGGATGAGACAAAAAATAAAAGAGGAGAGTCGGGCCTTTACATAAAAACACTGGAAGTTCCGCCGCCGGTTCGGGTCATTTTTAAAATGATAAAGAAATGGCCGGTTATGCGTTTTTTTAACGCGTTTGGTTTCAATAAATTGGCGGCTAAAGGCAATGCCGCGCTTTACGCTCAATCCGCCGCCCATGGCGCGATAATTATTGAAGATGAAAGTCAAAACTTTGTCGCCGCCGGCCGCGTCTTTCAAAGGGCGTGGCTTGAAGCAACCCGGCTCGGATTATCTCTACAGCCGGTTACCGGAACGCTTTTTTTGGCCAGGCGCGTTGAGGGCCGTGAAGATAATCCTTTCAGCGAAAAAAACTCCGACCTTATACGCAAGGCGTCTCAAAAAATATCTTTTATTTTCGGCATAAACGGCTCTAGGGTCGCGGCCATGCTTTTTAGAATCGGCAGAGCCGATTCTCCCAGCGCCAGATCCGGACGCAAGATACCGGAGGTAATTTTCAAATAATGAGTTTTAATTTTTTTCAAAATCTGGACCTTTTGTCGGTGGGCGTGGCCGTGGCCGCCATCGGCATTTTGGGTTTTGTCGTATATTTGAATAACCGCCGCAGCATAACCAGCCGGACTTTTTTGTTTTTTTCCGTCATCACTATTTTTTGGAGCATCGCCAATTATTTGCAATACAACATCGCGAATCCGGCGGTCTCTTTTTGGATGCTGAAATTGGTGGTTTTTTTCGCGGTGTGGCACGCTTTTTTAATTTTCCGGCTTTTTTATGTTTTTCCCGAGGATGCCGTTATTTTTCCAAAAAGTTATAAGACCGCTCTTTTGCCCCTAGTTATCGCGACTTCCGTCATCGTTTTGACTCCTTTGGTTTTTGAAAGTATCGCCGAGGTTTCAGCGGATGGCGCCATAGCCAGAGTCAACAACGGTCCGGCCATAGCTTTATTTTCGGCCATTGTCGTAAGTTTGATTTTCGCCGCGGTTTTTTTGCTGGTTAAAAAAACTTTTTTGGCTAAAAAAGGCAAAAAAAGCCAATTCGTATGGGTGCTAACCGGAACATTTTTGACTTTCACGCTTCTTTTGATTTTTAATTTTGTTTTGCCGGCATTTTTTAACCGTCCCGATTTTATTCCTTTAGGCCCGGTTTTTTTGCTGCCGTTCGCGATCTTTACTTTTTACGCCATATTGAAGCATAAACTTCTGGATATAAAAGTCATTTCCACCGAAGTAGTCGCTTTTTTTCTGGTGATCGCCGCTTTTTCGCAGATTCTTCTTTCAAAATCGGCGGGGGAGACCATTTTTCAGGTTTCGGTTTTCATATTACTTTTGATCTTCAGCATTCTCTTGATAAGAAGCGTGATGCGCGAAGTCCGTCAGCGCGAGGAGCTTCAGGAATTGACCAAAAAACTTGAATCGGCTAACGCCGAATTGAGAAAATTAGACCAACTGAAATCCGACTTTTTGTCTTTCGCCACTCATCAGCTTCGTTCCCCCCTGTCCATAACCAAGGGCTACATATCAATGATTATTGAGGGTTCTTTCGGCCAAGCAAGCGATATGATTATTGAAAGATTGAAAAGGGTTTACGAGTCCAATGAACGGCTTATTAAACTTGTTGACGATTTTTTAAACCTTTCGCGCATAGAACAAGGCAGGATGAGCTACGATTTCAGCCGCGCTTCGCTTGACGAGATCGCGGAAGAGGTGGTTGGAGAATTAACGGAAGCGGCCAAGAAAAAAGGGCTTGAGCTTCTGTGGCAAAAACCCATTCCGCCGCTGCCGCAAACAGTTCTGGACAGTTCAAAAATACACGAAGTTATTTATAATTTGGTTGATAATGCCATTAAATACACTCAAAGGGGAAAAGTGGCGCTTAAGGCCGAAAAATCGGGAATTTTTTTGCGCTTGTCAGTGAGCGACACCGGCATCGGACTCAACGAAGAGGATAGGGGGCGTCTTTTTGAGCGTTTCAGTCGGACTGAACGCGGCTATCGAGCCAACGCGCAAGGGCACGGCATAGGGCTTTATGTCGCGCGCTATATTATTGAAGCCCACGGAGGAAAAATTTGGGCCGAATCACCCGGGTTGGGACAAGGCAGCGTTTTTCGCGTTGAATTGCCGATTAAATGAGTAATTTCTAATTGATCTTAAAAAATTAACCTAATTACTCTAATTTACCTAATTAATCTAAAAAATATCCAAGCACTAAATCCTAAAAATTGGACATTAGGGTTTGGGATTTGTTTAGAATAATTAGAGCAATTAGAAATTAGAAATTTCGATGTTATACTGATTTTATGTCAGAAAGGACACTAACCAAGGATATTCCAAATAAAGTTGGTGAGATCGTAAAATTAATGGGCTGGGTTGATGTCAGACGCGACCATGGCAAGCTGATTTTTATTGATTTACGCGACCGCTGGGGCAAGGTTCAGATTGTTTTTAACCCTAAAGACGCCGAACTGCTGAAACTGGCCGACAAACTCCGCTCGGAGTGGGTGGTGGCTATTGAAGGCGAAGTTAAGGAAAGGCCTAAAGGAATGGAAAATCCCGAACTGCCAACGGGCAAAGTTGAAATTGAAGCAAAACGGCTTGAAATATTGTCTGAAGCCAAAACTCCGCCTTTTGACATTTCGGGCGCCGGTTTTGATGTCGGCGAAGATAATCGGCTGAAATATCGCTATCTGGATTTGCGAAGAGCGCGCTTGCAAAAAAATCTTTCTTTGAGGGCCGATACAATTTCATTCATGCGCGAATATTTGCGCGGCTTTGATTTTACGGAAGTTGAAACGCCTATTTTAACCAAGTCCACTCCGGAAGGCGCGAGAGATTATGTCGTGCCTTCGCGGCTGCAGCCAGGAAATTTTTACGCTCTTCCGCAGTCGCCCCAGCAGTATAAACAGCTTTTAATGGTCGCGGGGCTTGAAAGATATTTTCAGATTGCCAGGGCTTTTCGCGATGAAGACACAAGAGGCGACAGACAGCCGGAATTTTCACAGCTTGATTTGGAAATGAGCTTTGTTTCCCCGGAAGACGTGATGGGCGTTATAGAAGGTCTTTTTGTCAAACTTGTAGAAAAACTTTTTCCGGATAAAAGAATATCCAAAAAGCCATTCCCTTTAATCTCTTATAAAACGGCGAAAGAAATTTATAGAAGCGATAGGCCGGATTTGAGGGAAAATAAAGACGACCAAAACGAGCTTGCGTTTGCTTTTGTCGTTGATTTTCCTATGTTTGAAAAAGGGGAGGGCGGCGGCTGGGGAGCGACACATCATCCGTTTACTAAAATTCGCCGCGGCGAAAGTGGAGACGAAGGAGTTTTATCGGCGCTTAAGGGTCCGCTTGAAAACATTTTCTCGGAACAATACGATATTGTGTTAAACGGCAACGAAATTGGCGGGGGATCAATCAGAGAACATAAGCCAGAAATATTGGAGGCGGTTTTTATCGCTTTGGGGCATAAAAAAGCGGAGGTCAGAGAAAAATTCGGGCATCTGCTTGAGGCCTTTGAATACGGTGTTCCGCCTCACGGGGGGATAGCCATCGGTCTTGAACGGCTGATAATGATTTTGGCCGGCGAACCCAATATCCGAGAAGTAATCGCTTTCCCTAAAACAGGCGACGGCCGGGATTTGATGATGTCAGCACCGTCGGAATTGGATAAAAAACAGCTGGACGAGCTCGGGTTGAATATAAAAAGAAAGAAAAACAAGCGAAGCGTATAAAATTGGCGACCTTGCGCGAGCGCAGTCCCGCACTGAACCGCAAGGTTCTAGTACGGGAGAAAAAATAGTTCCGTAGCTTTAGCGAAGGAGGATAAGAAGTGTCATGGAGCGTAAGAACATGAAAACATTAAAATTTA
The genomic region above belongs to Candidatus Niyogibacteria bacterium and contains:
- the aspS gene encoding aspartate--tRNA ligase, whose protein sequence is MSERTLTKDIPNKVGEIVKLMGWVDVRRDHGKLIFIDLRDRWGKVQIVFNPKDAELLKLADKLRSEWVVAIEGEVKERPKGMENPELPTGKVEIEAKRLEILSEAKTPPFDISGAGFDVGEDNRLKYRYLDLRRARLQKNLSLRADTISFMREYLRGFDFTEVETPILTKSTPEGARDYVVPSRLQPGNFYALPQSPQQYKQLLMVAGLERYFQIARAFRDEDTRGDRQPEFSQLDLEMSFVSPEDVMGVIEGLFVKLVEKLFPDKRISKKPFPLISYKTAKEIYRSDRPDLRENKDDQNELAFAFVVDFPMFEKGEGGGWGATHHPFTKIRRGESGDEGVLSALKGPLENIFSEQYDIVLNGNEIGGGSIREHKPEILEAVFIALGHKKAEVREKFGHLLEAFEYGVPPHGGIAIGLERLIMILAGEPNIREVIAFPKTGDGRDLMMSAPSELDKKQLDELGLNIKRKKNKRSV
- a CDS encoding nitroreductase family protein, whose amino-acid sequence is MVDRETITKIIEYGSYAPSGDNSQPWRFEIEGNKINIFNIPGKDNPILNVRNSGSYVAHGALIENMLIAASQMGFTADLKIFPQGISDLVSSITLSPSSAKSEPLFPFIKERATNRKPYKKIPLSEAEKEVLLSAGSAIPGCELKLVEEREMIRTVAEAMSVTERVALETMALHNLFFKSIFWDETKNKRGESGLYIKTLEVPPPVRVIFKMIKKWPVMRFFNAFGFNKLAAKGNAALYAQSAAHGAIIIEDESQNFVAAGRVFQRAWLEATRLGLSLQPVTGTLFLARRVEGREDNPFSEKNSDLIRKASQKISFIFGINGSRVAAMLFRIGRADSPSARSGRKIPEVIFK